A DNA window from Vigna angularis cultivar LongXiaoDou No.4 chromosome 1, ASM1680809v1, whole genome shotgun sequence contains the following coding sequences:
- the LOC108322149 gene encoding uncharacterized protein LOC108322149 yields MASTKVQRVMTQPINLIFRFLQSKARIQIWLFEQKDLRIEGRIIGFDEYMNLVLDDAEEVNIKKKSKKTLGRILLKGDNITLMMSTGK; encoded by the exons ATGGCGAGCACAAAAGTTCAGAGGGTTATGACTCAGCCCATT AACTTGATTTTCAGGTTTCTTCAGAGC AAAGCACGCATTCAGATTTGGCTTTTTGAGCAAAAAGACTTGAGGATTGAAGGACGAATCATC GGTTTTGATGAATACATGAATTTGGTTCTTGATGATGCTGAGGAAGTGAACATCAAGAAGAAGAGCAAGAAGACATTAG gGAGGATCCTTCTTAAAGGAGACAACATAACTTTAATGATGAGCAC GGGGAAATGA